Proteins co-encoded in one Sphingobacteriales bacterium genomic window:
- the bioA gene encoding adenosylmethionine--8-amino-7-oxononanoate transaminase has product MMTTTPVWHPFSKQKNARIPVTIVAGKGALLYAADGKTYIDAVASWWVNLHGHAHPYIAEQVSEQLHTLEHVIFADFTHPAAETLAHRLLETVQLQQQKVFFSDNGSTAVEVALKMALQYWSNGDKSERRHIIALQNAYHGDTFGAMAVGERNIFNRAFHDFLFEVHFVPPPETENLEQSIAVMRQLCNEQTAAFIYEPLVQGAGGMCMHSPEALAELLGIAKQHGVLTIADEVMTGFGRTDTLFASQQIKNPALAPDIMCFSKGLTGGTMALGISTCQQHIYDAFYSDSPLHTFYHGHSYTANPVACRAALASLDLLLEEDCTQARAHIAAQHRQFGQRILERYKDKIRDLRQQGTIIAVEINAGEAAHYHHSLRDCMYDFCLQHGVLLRPLGNVLYIMPPYCISDDELNTIYEVIEKGLATDWAAPTTDI; this is encoded by the coding sequence ATGATGACGACTACTCCTGTTTGGCATCCTTTTTCCAAACAAAAAAATGCGCGTATTCCCGTTACCATCGTAGCCGGAAAAGGTGCCCTCTTGTATGCTGCCGATGGCAAAACCTATATTGATGCCGTTGCAAGCTGGTGGGTAAATTTGCACGGACACGCACACCCGTATATCGCCGAGCAGGTGAGCGAACAACTGCATACACTGGAACATGTTATTTTTGCCGATTTTACGCACCCCGCTGCCGAAACTCTGGCACACCGCCTCTTGGAAACCGTGCAATTACAGCAACAAAAAGTGTTTTTTTCCGACAATGGCTCTACGGCGGTGGAGGTGGCTCTGAAAATGGCTTTGCAATATTGGAGTAATGGCGATAAAAGCGAACGCCGCCATATCATCGCCCTGCAAAATGCCTATCACGGCGATACATTTGGAGCGATGGCGGTGGGCGAGCGTAATATTTTCAATCGAGCTTTTCACGATTTTTTGTTTGAAGTACATTTTGTGCCGCCGCCCGAAACCGAAAATTTGGAACAAAGTATCGCAGTTATGCGGCAGCTGTGCAACGAACAAACGGCGGCTTTTATTTACGAGCCTTTGGTGCAGGGCGCAGGCGGTATGTGTATGCACAGCCCCGAGGCTTTGGCGGAATTGCTGGGCATTGCCAAGCAGCACGGTGTACTCACCATTGCCGATGAAGTGATGACGGGATTTGGCAGAACCGATACTTTATTTGCTTCGCAACAAATAAAAAACCCAGCACTCGCCCCCGATATAATGTGCTTCTCCAAAGGGCTTACGGGCGGTACAATGGCTTTGGGCATCAGCACCTGCCAACAGCATATTTACGATGCTTTTTATTCGGATTCTCCTTTGCACACTTTTTATCACGGACATTCCTATACCGCCAATCCGGTGGCGTGTAGGGCTGCATTGGCGAGTTTGGATTTGTTGCTGGAAGAAGATTGTACACAAGCCCGAGCGCATATTGCAGCACAGCACCGCCAATTCGGGCAGCGTATTTTGGAGCGATACAAAGATAAAATACGCGATTTGCGGCAGCAAGGTACTATTATCGCCGTAGAAATCAATGCAGGCGAAGCGGCTCATTATCATCATTCCCTGCGCGATTGCATGTACGATTTCTGTTTGCAGCACGGTGTATTATTGCGTCCTTTGGGCAATGTGCTGTATATAATGCCGCCTTATTGTATCAGTGATGATGAATTGAACACTATTTATGAAGTAATAGAAAAGGGTTTGGCAACAGATTGGGCTGCGCCCACAACAGACATTTGA
- a CDS encoding sugar transferase, with product MHQVKKIGILFYVLSDYIAAVLTWTLFFLYRKIYIESNYFEISLLANKQYYLGIALIPVGWLLLYFLSDTYHDIYKKSRLAELSRTLAQTTLGVLILFFALLLDDFVENYQVYYYLIAVLFMLQFGFTFGGRLLLLTFTKAQLHSGSIRYRTLLVGSNLKALQLYEEIVFKRHSIGYGFVGYVKIADKNGAKLDNYLPCLGNSEDIRSLCEQYYVDEVVFAIETSEHHRLNEMLNALANTEIVIKIIPDMYDILSGSVKMNHVRGAALVEIYPDLMPLWQRRIKRAIDISASVAVLLLLLPILLYIALRVKMSSKGNILYYQERVGKYGKPFYIIKFRSMYEDAESRGPALSSQNDPRITVWGKVMRKWRLDELPQFYNVLRGDMSLVGPRPERKFYIDQIIQQAPEYRHLQKVQPGITSWGMVQFGYAENVEQMVERMKYDLIYIENMSLINDFKVMIYTVLILLQGKGK from the coding sequence TTGCATCAGGTAAAAAAAATAGGAATTCTTTTTTATGTACTCAGCGATTATATAGCGGCGGTGCTGACGTGGACTTTGTTTTTTTTGTACCGCAAAATCTATATTGAAAGCAATTATTTTGAAATATCGCTGCTTGCCAACAAACAATATTATTTAGGTATTGCTTTAATTCCGGTCGGGTGGTTGTTATTGTATTTTTTAAGTGATACCTATCACGATATTTATAAAAAATCGCGGTTGGCAGAATTGTCGCGCACTTTGGCACAAACGACACTGGGAGTATTAATTTTGTTCTTTGCTTTGTTGTTAGATGATTTTGTGGAAAATTATCAAGTATATTATTATTTGATAGCAGTTCTATTTATGTTGCAATTTGGTTTTACTTTCGGCGGGCGGCTACTGCTGCTCACCTTCACCAAAGCACAGCTCCACAGTGGCAGTATCCGCTACCGCACCTTATTGGTAGGCAGCAATCTGAAAGCCCTGCAACTATACGAAGAAATCGTTTTCAAACGCCACTCCATCGGTTACGGATTTGTGGGTTATGTAAAAATAGCAGATAAAAACGGTGCAAAACTTGACAATTACCTGCCCTGCTTGGGCAATAGCGAAGACATACGCAGCCTGTGCGAGCAATATTATGTTGATGAGGTAGTGTTTGCGATAGAAACTTCCGAACACCACCGCCTCAACGAAATGCTCAACGCACTGGCAAATACCGAAATTGTAATTAAAATTATTCCTGATATGTATGACATTCTTTCCGGCTCAGTAAAAATGAATCACGTTCGCGGGGCAGCATTGGTAGAAATATATCCCGATCTGATGCCTTTGTGGCAACGCCGCATCAAACGCGCCATAGACATAAGCGCATCGGTGGCGGTGCTGCTGCTGCTGCTGCCGATATTGCTATACATCGCTTTGCGCGTAAAAATGTCATCAAAAGGCAATATTCTTTACTATCAGGAGCGGGTCGGCAAATACGGCAAGCCGTTTTACATCATCAAATTCCGCTCTATGTACGAAGATGCCGAAAGCCGAGGTCCGGCACTTTCCAGCCAAAACGACCCGCGCATTACGGTTTGGGGCAAAGTGATGCGCAAGTGGCGACTCGACGAATTGCCACAATTTTACAATGTGTTGCGCGGCGATATGTCTTTGGTGGGTCCGCGTCCCGAGCGCAAATTTTACATAGACCAAATCATACAACAGGCTCCCGAATACCGCCATCTCCAAAAAGTGCAGCCCGGTATTACTTCGTGGGGTATGGTACAATTCGGATATGCCGAAAATGTAGAACAAATGGTAGAGCGCATGAAATACGATTTGATTTACATTGAAAACATGTCGCTCATCAACGATTTTAAAGTGATGATTTATACAGTGTTGATTTTATTGCAGGGCAAAGGAAAATAG
- a CDS encoding ATP-dependent Clp protease proteolytic subunit: MIPDKHLRKSGKDSDRDYWMRSDEAKEYGMIGIKGLERAKIS; the protein is encoded by the coding sequence ATCATACCCGACAAACACTTGCGAAAAAGTGGAAAAGACAGCGACCGCGATTATTGGATGCGGTCTGATGAAGCCAAAGAATATGGTATGATAGGGATTAAAGGATTGGAACGTGCAAAAATAAGTTAG